Proteins from one uncultured Fibrobacter sp. genomic window:
- the alr gene encoding alanine racemase, whose amino-acid sequence MKLLATPPDLNKIARPNWIEINLDALCNNIQFIRSQIPANTKILLPVKADSYGHGSLACSFAAKFGGADYLGVAHISEGMLLRQYGMDLPILVLGPCTPADFAYFVEFQLTAAITDIRTAMSFDQFLRDTGTTCKAHLAIDTGMNRYGFDAEDFNNIRAALSLKNLKFEGMFTHLATADMPGNPKTQIQIQRFARLVDVLEAEGLRPEICHCSSSAGTLLHPESHFDMVRPGLALYGYNCMGATPSPWPIKPVMRIKATIRHIHDVKPGETVSYGGYWMAQQPTRIATVAIGYGDGYLRGGYNKGFLFIRGQLCPILGRVCMDATMVDVSHIPDVQVGETVDVINGELDHRISMESVADDHHTIPYEFTSRVARRLYRKYYWKNRLVRWDYLRQEFGVKDYKEYPLR is encoded by the coding sequence ATGAAACTTTTAGCTACCCCCCCCGATTTAAATAAAATTGCGCGCCCGAACTGGATTGAAATCAACTTAGACGCCCTCTGCAACAACATTCAATTTATCAGGAGCCAGATTCCGGCCAACACAAAGATTCTCCTACCCGTAAAGGCGGATTCTTACGGCCACGGAAGCCTCGCCTGCTCCTTTGCAGCCAAATTCGGTGGAGCCGACTACCTGGGTGTAGCCCATATTAGCGAAGGAATGCTGCTCCGTCAATACGGTATGGACCTGCCGATTTTGGTACTTGGCCCCTGTACCCCTGCCGATTTTGCCTATTTCGTCGAATTTCAGCTGACGGCAGCCATCACCGACATTCGTACGGCAATGAGCTTCGACCAGTTCCTGCGAGACACGGGAACCACCTGCAAGGCCCACCTCGCCATTGACACAGGCATGAACCGTTACGGTTTCGACGCCGAGGACTTCAACAACATCCGTGCAGCCCTCAGCCTAAAAAATCTCAAGTTCGAAGGAATGTTCACGCATCTCGCCACCGCCGACATGCCGGGGAACCCCAAGACCCAGATTCAGATTCAACGTTTTGCAAGACTTGTCGACGTACTCGAAGCCGAAGGTCTCCGCCCCGAAATCTGCCATTGCAGCAGCTCGGCAGGCACCCTCTTGCACCCCGAAAGTCATTTTGACATGGTTCGTCCGGGCCTCGCCCTTTACGGGTACAATTGCATGGGAGCGACCCCTTCCCCATGGCCGATCAAGCCCGTCATGAGAATCAAGGCCACGATTCGCCACATCCACGACGTGAAGCCCGGCGAAACCGTAAGCTACGGCGGCTACTGGATGGCACAACAGCCCACACGAATCGCAACGGTCGCTATCGGTTATGGTGACGGTTACCTGCGCGGCGGCTACAACAAGGGATTTCTGTTCATTCGCGGACAGCTCTGCCCGATTCTTGGACGCGTCTGCATGGACGCCACCATGGTCGACGTAAGCCACATTCCGGATGTGCAAGTTGGCGAAACCGTCGACGTGATCAACGGTGAACTGGACCATCGAATTTCTATGGAAAGCGTCGCCGACGACCACCACACCATTCCCTACGAATTTACAAGCCGCGTGGCACGCCGCCTGTACCGCAAGTACTACTGGAAAAACAGGCTCGTCCGCTGGGATTACCTGCGTCAGGAATTCGGCGTCAAGGACTACAAGGAATACCCGCTGCGATAG